A DNA window from Bacteroidales bacterium contains the following coding sequences:
- the thiS gene encoding sulfur carrier protein ThiS: MKIVLNNTSEDFDSDKLTVSELLKIKNFTFKMLVIKINGKVIRKHEYEAAYIKDGDQVTVLHLITGG; encoded by the coding sequence ATGAAAATAGTGCTAAACAATACATCAGAAGATTTTGATAGCGATAAACTGACAGTGAGCGAATTACTCAAAATCAAGAATTTCACATTCAAGATGCTGGTAATCAAAATCAATGGAAAAGTAATTCGTAAGCATGAATACGAAGCTGCTTACATAAAAGATGGCGATCAGGTTACGGTACTGCACCTGATTACCGGAGGTTGA
- a CDS encoding bile acid:sodium symporter has product MEFNTQLLYAHDQALLALMIFVIMLGMGASLTLDDFRAVARKPRGVLIGFISQFGLMPLIAFSLATILNLHPAFAISLILIGCLPGGTTSNMFTYFARGSVALSISMTTASTILAIVMMPILLKLYTAGFTGQITADLQATGSAAEFVIPVKNIISSLILVLVPVVLGMILRRKSPDWAKTAEDTAGFVGIIVILYLLGTAFIRHGGLFLQTPVEVYIGAVGIGLAGFFFGYWMSRLFGMFPLFQRAISLETGIQNGPIAFAVILLSFTEPVQSQMLWMAILYSTFIVMSSSVITLWFRKKGRFDYDIYKNTVIHNRLFGESYVTHYPEGFLPKRLVNDPSQGTSVSQRRK; this is encoded by the coding sequence ATGGAATTCAACACCCAGCTTCTTTATGCTCACGACCAGGCATTGCTTGCGCTGATGATTTTTGTGATCATGCTTGGCATGGGAGCCAGCCTTACCCTCGATGACTTTCGTGCTGTAGCCCGAAAACCCCGTGGAGTTCTGATTGGTTTCATATCGCAGTTTGGCCTGATGCCTCTTATCGCATTTTCATTGGCAACCATCCTAAATCTTCATCCAGCATTTGCAATTTCTCTGATTCTCATCGGATGCCTTCCCGGAGGTACCACATCCAATATGTTTACTTATTTTGCAAGGGGCTCAGTGGCACTTAGTATTTCAATGACCACGGCTTCAACCATCCTGGCCATCGTCATGATGCCGATATTGCTTAAGCTTTATACTGCTGGCTTTACCGGGCAAATTACCGCCGACCTGCAGGCTACAGGATCAGCAGCGGAATTTGTCATTCCGGTAAAAAACATTATCAGTTCGCTTATTTTGGTTCTGGTGCCGGTGGTTTTGGGTATGATCCTCAGAAGGAAATCGCCCGATTGGGCAAAAACTGCTGAAGACACAGCCGGATTCGTTGGTATCATCGTGATCCTTTATCTGTTGGGCACAGCCTTCATCCGCCATGGTGGATTGTTTTTACAAACCCCGGTTGAAGTATATATTGGCGCTGTTGGTATTGGGCTGGCAGGTTTCTTTTTCGGCTACTGGATGTCAAGATTGTTTGGGATGTTCCCTCTTTTTCAACGGGCTATTTCGCTCGAAACCGGTATTCAGAACGGCCCTATCGCATTTGCCGTTATCTTGCTTAGTTTTACTGAACCGGTTCAAAGCCAGATGTTATGGATGGCCATTCTTTACTCAACTTTTATTGTTATGTCCTCTTCGGTTATTACATTATGGTTTAGAAAAAAAGGAAGATTCGACTACGATATTTACAAGAATACCGTCATTCATAACCGGCTTTTTGGTGAATCTTACGTAACACATTACCCTGAAGGCTTTCTGCCCAAGCGCCTGGTGAATGACCCAAGCCAGGGAACTTCGGTAAGCCAGAGAAGGAAATAG
- the thiF gene encoding sulfur carrier protein ThiS adenylyltransferase ThiF encodes MQWIYDTLKTKTVGIAGCGGLGSNCAMALARVGIGRLIVADFDVVSNSNLNRQYFFNDQIGMLKVYALKENLLRVNADVKVNAFDLRLCSNDILEVFSDCDVIIEAFDLAKMKQMIIETVLMFMPDKYIISGMGLAGWGDNNLLKTAFHDKLIVCGDGEIEISETLPPLAPRVGIVAHMQANMALELLLGKMPYSNPIK; translated from the coding sequence ATGCAATGGATTTATGATACACTAAAAACAAAAACCGTTGGTATTGCAGGCTGCGGAGGATTGGGATCAAATTGTGCAATGGCGCTTGCGAGAGTTGGAATTGGCCGTTTGATCGTCGCCGATTTTGATGTTGTGAGTAACAGCAATTTGAACAGGCAGTATTTTTTTAACGATCAAATCGGCATGCTAAAAGTGTATGCTCTGAAAGAAAACCTGCTCCGTGTTAATGCCGATGTGAAAGTAAATGCTTTCGATCTCCGGCTATGTTCAAATGATATCCTTGAAGTCTTCAGCGATTGTGATGTGATCATCGAAGCCTTTGACCTGGCGAAAATGAAACAGATGATCATTGAAACTGTACTTATGTTTATGCCGGATAAATATATCATCTCAGGCATGGGGCTTGCAGGCTGGGGCGACAACAATTTATTAAAAACTGCATTTCACGATAAGTTGATTGTGTGTGGCGACGGCGAAATTGAAATTTCAGAAACCCTGCCCCCACTTGCCCCGCGTGTGGGCATTGTTGCGCATATGCAGGCCAACATGGCACTTGAGTTACTTCTTGGGAAAATGCCTTACAGTAATCCAATCAAATAA
- a CDS encoding DUF2384 domain-containing protein, with amino-acid sequence MRKMTSKVSESMVTYQSTDDSNVLTLIATVRNGLDYTFFSDFADVAPFSMLEWSEFLHLSPRTMQRYKKEQKAFDPIYSERILEIIMLYKLGVGVFGDEDKFHSWLDSSNIALGGVLPRSLMDNAFGIKMIKDELNRIEHGVLA; translated from the coding sequence ATGAGGAAAATGACTTCAAAAGTTTCGGAAAGCATGGTCACATACCAATCAACTGACGACAGCAATGTTTTAACACTCATTGCCACAGTCAGAAACGGCCTGGATTACACTTTTTTTTCAGATTTCGCTGATGTTGCACCGTTTTCAATGCTGGAGTGGTCTGAGTTTTTACATCTATCTCCTCGAACCATGCAACGTTATAAAAAAGAACAAAAAGCATTTGATCCGATTTATTCGGAGCGCATTCTCGAAATTATAATGCTTTATAAGCTGGGCGTTGGTGTTTTTGGTGATGAAGATAAATTCCATTCGTGGCTTGATAGCAGCAACATCGCCCTGGGTGGGGTGCTACCAAGATCATTAATGGACAATGCCTTTGGGATCAAAATGATAAAGGACGAGCTCAACCGCATTGAACACGGTGTACTGGCATGA
- a CDS encoding YdeI/OmpD-associated family protein, producing MNTQNPQYFTNRAEWRNWLNGNFDKEKETWFVFANKSSGKPTVSYNDAVEEALCFGWIDSIAKPLDNDHHMQRFTPRRVGSAYSQPNIERLIWLLQQNLVHPTLVEEMEKIVNKEFVFPADIMDAIKSDVTAWENYQHFTESYKRIRVAYIDGARKRPEEFEKRLNNFISKTREKKLIIGHGGIDKYYK from the coding sequence ATGAACACCCAAAACCCCCAATATTTCACAAACCGCGCCGAATGGCGCAATTGGCTGAACGGGAACTTTGATAAGGAAAAAGAAACCTGGTTTGTGTTTGCCAACAAGAGTTCAGGGAAACCTACTGTATCTTACAACGATGCGGTTGAGGAAGCCTTGTGCTTTGGCTGGATTGACAGCATTGCGAAACCGCTTGATAACGATCACCATATGCAGCGCTTTACACCAAGGCGTGTAGGCAGCGCATATTCACAGCCCAATATTGAGCGCCTGATATGGCTGTTGCAACAAAACCTGGTTCACCCAACATTGGTGGAAGAAATGGAAAAAATCGTGAACAAGGAATTTGTGTTTCCGGCGGATATTATGGATGCGATCAAAAGTGATGTTACAGCCTGGGAAAACTACCAGCATTTTACCGAATCCTACAAACGAATACGCGTTGCCTACATTGACGGGGCGCGCAAACGCCCTGAAGAATTTGAAAAGCGCTTAAACAATTTTATTTCAAAAACCAGAGAAAAAAAACTGATCATCGGGCATGGCGGGATTGACAAATATTATAAGTAG
- a CDS encoding long-chain fatty acid--CoA ligase encodes MSRRIKTENLALLYKIAAERFETLPAFATRESALDWKPVTYRELYEKGINLATGLIELGVNARDHVGIFGDNRFEWILSDCAVQLCGAADVPRGRDVTDDELAYIIDHSGMEVTFVETEKMMERILRLRKQLPNLREIILLDPKGKVREGVKRLTDILEYGSALRKRGDKQVEERIAGIKPDDLFTLIYTSGTTGKPKGVMLTHANMISQIRNLPGHHNANDRILSVLPIWHIFERVMEMYTLSFGGCTYYSSILTLGEDMRNVEPTFMASAPRLWEKLHERILKSVKASHPVRQVLFHIAYFLARQYKVSEYFITNKNLKLNSQPLWKTIILMPFHVIRWLIVLPWYGFFNAAVLERLRLGAGGSLKATISGGGALPIHIDKFFNYVGIPVLEGYGMTESSPVITVRSMDNLVVGTVGPPLPETEVRIIDPETGEILYPNSNLPDNGRLQRGEIWARGPQVMKGYYKDPELTNFAMRDGWLRTGDLGIITYNNCLKILGRYKATIVLSRGENVEPEPIEMRLSQSHYIDQCMLVGQNEKFVGALIVPELTTFQQAGFKEQSIEALAENPEAHKIIREEIRRMTAGSNGYKPYEQIRDFRLLKQSFKVGHEMTNLFKIKRHVVGQKFHHVIAEIFSSETSKK; translated from the coding sequence ATGAGCCGTCGGATCAAAACGGAAAACCTTGCTTTGCTTTATAAAATAGCAGCAGAAAGATTTGAAACCCTTCCTGCTTTTGCAACTCGTGAAAGCGCCCTGGATTGGAAACCCGTAACCTATCGTGAACTTTACGAAAAAGGTATAAACCTTGCTACCGGGTTGATTGAGTTGGGCGTTAATGCCCGCGACCATGTAGGAATCTTCGGCGATAACCGCTTCGAATGGATTTTGTCGGATTGTGCCGTACAACTTTGCGGAGCAGCCGATGTGCCCCGTGGCCGTGATGTTACAGATGATGAACTGGCCTATATCATTGATCATTCGGGCATGGAGGTAACCTTTGTTGAAACCGAGAAGATGATGGAGAGGATTCTCAGGCTCAGGAAACAATTGCCCAATTTACGTGAAATAATTCTGCTCGATCCTAAAGGAAAAGTAAGGGAAGGTGTGAAGCGCTTAACGGATATACTTGAATATGGATCAGCGCTGAGAAAAAGAGGCGACAAACAGGTAGAAGAGCGGATAGCCGGGATCAAACCCGATGATCTTTTCACACTCATCTATACTTCCGGAACAACCGGGAAACCCAAAGGGGTCATGCTCACTCACGCCAATATGATTTCACAGATCAGGAACCTTCCCGGCCACCATAACGCCAACGACCGGATTTTATCAGTGCTACCCATTTGGCATATTTTTGAGCGCGTGATGGAAATGTATACATTGAGTTTCGGGGGTTGCACGTATTATTCAAGCATTCTGACATTGGGCGAAGACATGAGAAATGTAGAGCCCACCTTCATGGCTTCGGCACCGCGCTTATGGGAAAAATTGCATGAACGCATCCTGAAAAGCGTAAAAGCATCTCACCCTGTAAGGCAGGTTTTGTTTCATATTGCCTATTTCCTTGCACGACAATATAAAGTTTCGGAGTATTTCATCACAAATAAAAACCTTAAATTAAATAGTCAGCCTTTATGGAAGACGATTATCTTGATGCCTTTCCATGTAATTCGTTGGTTGATAGTGCTACCCTGGTACGGATTTTTTAATGCTGCAGTTCTTGAACGGCTTAGGCTAGGTGCAGGTGGTTCGCTCAAAGCAACCATATCTGGAGGAGGTGCGCTTCCAATTCATATTGATAAATTTTTCAATTACGTTGGAATTCCTGTGCTTGAAGGTTATGGAATGACCGAATCATCGCCGGTAATAACGGTTCGCTCAATGGACAACCTTGTTGTTGGAACCGTTGGCCCGCCGCTTCCTGAAACCGAGGTTCGGATCATTGACCCGGAAACAGGTGAAATTTTATATCCGAACAGCAATCTTCCGGATAATGGGCGCTTGCAACGCGGTGAAATATGGGCTCGCGGCCCACAGGTCATGAAAGGCTATTATAAAGATCCTGAACTTACAAATTTTGCGATGCGGGATGGCTGGCTTCGAACCGGTGATTTAGGAATTATTACCTATAACAATTGCCTCAAAATCCTGGGACGGTACAAAGCAACAATCGTGCTTTCAAGAGGTGAGAATGTTGAACCCGAACCCATTGAGATGCGCCTGAGCCAAAGTCACTACATTGATCAATGTATGCTGGTGGGTCAGAATGAGAAATTCGTTGGTGCGCTGATTGTTCCTGAATTGACGACCTTCCAGCAAGCCGGGTTCAAAGAGCAATCCATTGAAGCGCTTGCCGAAAATCCTGAAGCTCACAAGATCATCCGTGAGGAAATCCGCAGGATGACTGCCGGATCAAACGGCTATAAACCATACGAGCAGATTCGTGATTTTCGGCTGCTAAAACAGAGTTTCAAGGTTGGCCATGAAATGACAAACTTGTTTAAGATAAAACGTCATGTGGTAGGCCAAAAATTCCATCATGTGATCGCAGAAATTTTCTCATCTGAAACCTCAAAAAAATAA
- a CDS encoding aldehyde:ferredoxin oxidoreductase: protein MNIEEIKNSHKLLKQFKYEWKPIEQGYNNRTLYVNVGSLEMKEKPVSEEMKEKFTGGKGFGLKLLWDATKPETKWNDPENEIVINTGPICGITQYSGTGKSLVVTISPQTDIVIDSNVGGFFGPFMKFAGFDSMELQGKSDKQVIVLIDETREVVEIYEAPYELEDSHHLAEVLTEIFADDEKDKKNISVVSAGSAARHSLIGMLNFSFYDVKRKKVRLKQAGRGGIGTVLFDKNVKALVAKSKGVKGNLNNVIDLEAIMERGRRFNREMRELDDSQAEMRTKGTAHLTNVMNDYDLLPTNNFKFGSHPDGAKIHSEIYKERFTQGVPDGCWIGCNMSCAKGVDNYILRTGPYKDESVIVDGPEYETAASLGSCAGIFNPDFTIEANFYCDTYGICTISWGTILGFVMECYEAGILNEERTGGMKLNFGNADAAMDLLHQLARGEGFGVIAGLGVRKMKEMFAEKGWGDPQFLQDIGMENKGLEYSQYISKESLAQQGGYAMTNKGPQHDEAWLIFMDMVNNQIPTFENKAEALHYFPMFRTWFGLQGLCKLPWNDVEPESNAESAEPAKVPEHVDNYVTIYKAVTGKDFDKQELIRQSERVYNFQRVFNIRRGYGLRAHDAQPYRAAGPVTEEEYLSRQERYDKQLKELIGMDPEKMSLQEKMDATRKYREGRYEQLLDAVYYRRGWNKNGVPTLAHLKNLGMDVTEVVEVVKDLQ from the coding sequence ATGAATATTGAAGAAATCAAAAACAGCCACAAGCTGCTGAAACAGTTCAAGTACGAATGGAAGCCCATCGAGCAAGGTTACAACAACCGCACACTGTATGTAAATGTTGGCAGCCTTGAGATGAAAGAAAAGCCAGTAAGCGAAGAAATGAAAGAAAAGTTCACCGGTGGAAAGGGTTTTGGCCTCAAACTTCTTTGGGATGCCACCAAACCTGAAACCAAATGGAACGATCCTGAAAATGAAATTGTGATCAACACCGGTCCTATCTGTGGGATCACTCAATATTCCGGAACCGGAAAGTCGCTGGTGGTAACTATTTCTCCCCAGACTGACATTGTGATTGACAGTAACGTGGGAGGATTTTTTGGACCGTTCATGAAATTTGCAGGATTTGATTCAATGGAACTTCAAGGTAAGAGCGACAAGCAAGTCATCGTTCTTATTGATGAAACCCGCGAAGTTGTAGAAATTTATGAAGCGCCTTACGAACTCGAAGACAGTCACCACCTTGCTGAAGTACTCACCGAAATTTTCGCCGACGACGAAAAAGACAAGAAAAATATATCAGTAGTATCTGCCGGCAGTGCGGCAAGACATAGCCTCATTGGAATGCTGAATTTCAGTTTTTATGATGTAAAACGTAAGAAGGTGCGACTGAAACAAGCCGGCCGTGGCGGTATTGGAACCGTATTATTCGATAAAAATGTGAAAGCCCTCGTTGCTAAATCCAAAGGCGTGAAAGGCAACCTGAACAATGTGATTGATTTGGAAGCCATCATGGAACGTGGCCGCCGCTTCAACCGCGAGATGCGCGAACTTGACGATAGTCAGGCCGAAATGCGTACCAAGGGCACTGCCCACCTTACCAACGTAATGAATGACTACGATTTGCTTCCTACAAATAATTTCAAATTTGGCAGTCATCCGGATGGAGCCAAAATACATTCTGAGATTTATAAAGAACGCTTCACACAAGGCGTTCCTGACGGCTGCTGGATCGGATGCAACATGTCCTGCGCCAAAGGTGTTGACAACTATATTCTTCGAACCGGCCCTTACAAAGACGAAAGCGTGATTGTTGACGGACCAGAATATGAAACCGCCGCTTCATTGGGTTCATGTGCCGGAATATTCAACCCGGATTTCACGATTGAAGCCAACTTTTATTGCGATACTTATGGCATTTGCACTATTTCATGGGGAACCATTCTTGGTTTCGTAATGGAATGTTACGAAGCCGGAATCTTAAACGAAGAGCGAACCGGTGGAATGAAACTCAACTTCGGAAACGCTGACGCCGCTATGGATCTATTGCACCAACTGGCTCGTGGAGAAGGTTTTGGCGTGATAGCCGGACTTGGCGTTCGCAAGATGAAAGAAATGTTTGCTGAAAAAGGTTGGGGCGATCCACAGTTCCTCCAGGACATAGGTATGGAAAACAAAGGCCTGGAATACTCGCAATACATTTCAAAAGAATCGCTGGCGCAGCAAGGAGGTTATGCCATGACCAACAAAGGCCCGCAACATGACGAAGCCTGGTTGATTTTTATGGATATGGTGAACAACCAGATCCCCACATTTGAGAATAAAGCCGAAGCGCTTCACTATTTTCCGATGTTCCGTACCTGGTTCGGATTGCAAGGGCTTTGTAAACTGCCGTGGAACGATGTAGAACCCGAAAGCAACGCCGAATCAGCCGAACCGGCAAAAGTTCCCGAGCATGTTGACAATTATGTAACCATATACAAAGCAGTTACAGGCAAGGATTTCGACAAGCAGGAATTGATTCGCCAGAGTGAGCGGGTGTATAATTTCCAACGCGTGTTTAATATCCGCCGCGGTTATGGATTACGTGCGCACGATGCACAGCCTTACCGTGCTGCCGGCCCGGTTACCGAAGAGGAATACCTGTCGCGCCAGGAACGCTATGACAAGCAACTGAAAGAACTCATTGGCATGGATCCTGAAAAGATGAGCTTGCAGGAAAAAATGGATGCCACGCGTAAGTACCGCGAAGGCCGCTATGAGCAATTGCTTGATGCAGTTTATTATCGCCGTGGCTGGAATAAAAATGGAGTTCCAACACTGGCACATCTTAAAAACCTCGGCATGGATGTGACTGAGGTGGTAGAGGTTGTGAAGGATCTGCAATAA
- a CDS encoding SgcJ/EcaC family oxidoreductase, with translation MSKSEVHKLFQEWNNALQSKKTDQVLTLYAKEAILLPTLSPKVRHNHKEIGDYFDFFLSLSPSAEMKEENIRIFGDMAVNSGIYVFSVTQNAEIVEIPVRFTFVYKKFDSNWLIVEHHSSALPKVQ, from the coding sequence ATATCAAAATCAGAAGTTCACAAGCTTTTCCAGGAATGGAACAATGCTCTCCAATCAAAAAAAACCGATCAGGTTCTTACACTTTATGCCAAAGAAGCAATTTTGTTGCCTACGCTTTCACCTAAAGTAAGGCATAATCATAAAGAAATCGGTGATTATTTTGATTTTTTCCTATCCCTTTCTCCAAGCGCGGAAATGAAGGAAGAGAATATAAGGATATTTGGCGATATGGCTGTTAATTCAGGGATCTATGTATTCTCAGTTACTCAGAATGCTGAAATTGTTGAAATTCCGGTTCGATTTACTTTTGTCTATAAGAAGTTTGATTCAAATTGGCTGATTGTAGAACATCACAGTTCGGCTTTGCCAAAGGTGCAGTGA
- a CDS encoding RES family NAD+ phosphorylase: MIVYRLAKAKYSSDLTGKGAEKTGGRWNSKGTSLLYTSESRALCTAEIAVHTPLGSVPNDYVMISIEIPDDASITQVGFEELQEDWKTFPNSHATQEIGDRFVADNLALVLKVPSAIVQGNFNFLVNPQHPDSRKISIIEIVNFEFNTRMFVN, translated from the coding sequence ATGATCGTTTACCGTTTGGCAAAAGCTAAATACAGCAGTGATCTTACAGGAAAAGGCGCTGAGAAAACAGGTGGCCGCTGGAATAGCAAAGGCACTTCCCTGCTTTATACAAGTGAGTCGAGAGCCCTTTGCACGGCGGAAATCGCTGTTCATACACCGCTTGGGTCTGTACCAAATGATTATGTAATGATTTCAATTGAGATTCCTGATGACGCCAGCATCACACAAGTCGGCTTTGAGGAATTACAAGAAGACTGGAAAACGTTTCCCAATTCGCATGCCACCCAGGAAATCGGAGATCGCTTTGTAGCGGATAATCTGGCGTTGGTGCTCAAAGTTCCTTCAGCCATTGTTCAGGGTAATTTCAATTTTCTTGTAAACCCCCAGCATCCTGATTCCAGGAAAATAAGTATTATCGAAATAGTAAACTTTGAATTTAACACGCGGATGTTTGTCAATTGA
- a CDS encoding DUF1697 domain-containing protein — MPVFIAMLRGINVSGQKLVKMDALRNLFENRGFENVKTYIQSGNIVFHSNNPNQRDLEQIISAGLKKQFGFDIPVTVLAVEELKKIALNNPFINDDSKDRSYLYVTFLSAEPEMALYEHIKNEQYQGEAFELSGKAIYLYCPKGYGTTRLSNTFLEKKLKVAATTRNWKTVNALMELAAAG, encoded by the coding sequence ATGCCTGTATTCATTGCAATGCTCAGAGGAATAAACGTGAGCGGACAAAAATTAGTCAAAATGGACGCTTTAAGAAATCTGTTTGAGAACCGGGGTTTCGAGAATGTTAAAACCTATATCCAAAGCGGGAATATTGTTTTTCACAGCAACAATCCGAACCAGCGAGACCTGGAACAGATAATATCCGCAGGACTGAAGAAGCAATTTGGGTTTGATATTCCGGTGACGGTTTTGGCAGTTGAGGAGCTTAAAAAAATCGCGCTCAACAACCCTTTCATCAATGACGATTCCAAGGACAGATCCTATCTGTATGTAACCTTTCTGTCAGCCGAACCAGAAATGGCTTTGTATGAACACATAAAGAACGAGCAATATCAGGGCGAAGCGTTTGAATTGTCAGGCAAAGCAATCTATTTGTATTGTCCGAAAGGCTATGGAACAACCAGGCTCAGCAATACTTTCCTGGAAAAAAAGTTGAAAGTCGCTGCAACTACCCGGAACTGGAAAACAGTAAATGCTTTGATGGAATTGGCGGCTGCTGGATAA
- a CDS encoding extracellular solute-binding protein, whose translation MWRLVFLFSVIFLSSCDFGKNSADSNTITIFHAGSLSYPLREVIKDFNLEHSDIKVLTESSGSVAAARKITDLNRICDIYATADYKVIEELLYPDHADWYIAFARNELSVVFTDKSKYAAEITTGNWHEILQRPGVRFGRSDPNADPCGYRTLLMWQLAQNFYNLHKFYDQMLGKDTRFIRPKEVDLLALLETYTIDYVFLYRSVAEQHGLNYLILPDSINLGNPEFHEHYRTASVEVQGTAPGEKIKFYGEPMVYAVTIPSKAPYQDVAEIFLDFLLHQEKGLRIMEENGQPAIIPCLTDQIDNLPLKLIPFCIPF comes from the coding sequence ATGTGGCGCCTTGTTTTCTTGTTTTCAGTCATATTCCTGAGTTCCTGCGATTTTGGCAAAAACTCAGCGGATTCAAACACCATTACAATCTTTCATGCCGGCAGCCTTTCATATCCATTACGGGAAGTGATCAAAGATTTTAACCTGGAGCATTCTGATATCAAGGTATTGACCGAGAGTAGTGGCAGCGTAGCAGCAGCGCGTAAAATCACGGATCTGAACCGTATATGTGATATATATGCTACCGCCGATTACAAAGTGATCGAAGAGTTGTTGTATCCCGATCATGCGGATTGGTATATTGCTTTTGCCCGCAATGAACTTTCAGTTGTTTTTACTGATAAATCAAAGTATGCTGCAGAAATCACTACCGGAAACTGGCATGAAATCCTGCAACGCCCCGGTGTACGATTTGGCCGATCCGATCCGAATGCTGATCCCTGTGGTTACCGCACATTGCTGATGTGGCAATTGGCACAAAACTTTTATAACCTTCACAAATTTTACGATCAGATGCTGGGAAAAGACACGCGCTTTATCCGCCCCAAGGAAGTTGACCTGCTGGCCTTACTTGAAACCTATACCATTGACTACGTTTTCCTTTACCGCAGCGTGGCTGAACAACACGGATTAAACTACCTCATATTGCCCGACAGCATCAACCTGGGCAATCCTGAATTTCATGAGCATTACCGGACAGCGAGTGTTGAAGTGCAAGGCACAGCTCCGGGTGAGAAAATCAAATTTTATGGCGAACCAATGGTGTACGCTGTAACCATTCCTTCAAAAGCCCCATATCAGGATGTTGCTGAAATATTTCTTGATTTTCTGCTTCACCAGGAAAAAGGATTAAGAATAATGGAAGAGAACGGACAGCCTGCAATAATACCTTGCCTCACGGATCAGATTGACAATTTACCTTTAAAGCTGATTCCTTTCTGCATTCCATTTTGA
- a CDS encoding alpha/beta hydrolase, which produces MTSFKARMFGFMMRNGHLLQGRLRKEKFDFNTSIPAFRERCEKGAAKYAKIPEGISIKKQTIEGIKCEWLIPHGSNPGKLILYVHGGGYVSGSCSDHRGFVSKFAKFTGVTNLIYEYRLAPEHPYPAALDDSVKMYAWALANDYEPENIIIAGESAGGGLTLAILLALKARKIEFPAAAVAISPWTDLSCSGDSYRTKNNLSPAPLNSWIVFSKYYVGENQLTNPLISPLYGDFKGLPPIFINSAVNDELYEDGEKFSEKARVAGVDITFRAGNSMLHCYPLLAPMFPEASEAMNEIVGFIKRYLKLNS; this is translated from the coding sequence ATGACAAGTTTTAAAGCCAGGATGTTCGGCTTCATGATGAGAAACGGACATTTGTTGCAGGGAAGACTAAGAAAAGAGAAATTTGATTTCAACACATCCATTCCTGCCTTCAGGGAGCGTTGTGAAAAAGGAGCAGCGAAATACGCGAAAATCCCGGAAGGAATCAGCATTAAAAAACAAACGATTGAAGGAATAAAGTGCGAGTGGCTCATACCTCATGGCTCGAACCCTGGGAAGTTGATCCTCTATGTGCATGGCGGGGGTTATGTTTCGGGTTCCTGCAGCGACCACCGTGGTTTCGTTTCAAAATTTGCAAAGTTTACAGGCGTCACCAACCTGATTTACGAATACAGACTGGCGCCTGAACATCCTTATCCAGCAGCTCTTGATGATTCGGTTAAGATGTATGCGTGGGCGCTGGCAAATGATTATGAACCTGAGAACATCATAATTGCCGGTGAATCTGCCGGAGGCGGTTTAACGCTGGCAATCCTGCTGGCGCTGAAAGCGCGAAAGATTGAGTTTCCTGCTGCTGCTGTGGCCATCTCGCCCTGGACCGATCTGAGCTGCTCAGGCGATTCATACCGGACAAAGAACAATTTGTCGCCGGCACCGCTAAATTCCTGGATAGTATTCAGTAAGTATTATGTAGGTGAGAACCAGCTTACGAACCCTTTGATCTCACCTCTGTATGGCGATTTTAAGGGATTACCACCCATTTTCATCAATTCGGCGGTGAATGACGAGCTTTATGAAGATGGCGAAAAGTTCTCCGAAAAGGCCAGAGTAGCAGGAGTTGACATAACTTTCAGGGCCGGAAACAGTATGTTGCATTGTTATCCTTTGCTGGCCCCTATGTTCCCTGAAGCCTCGGAAGCCATGAACGAAATTGTTGGGTTTATTAAACGGTATCTGAAGCTAAATTCATAA